One Nicotiana tomentosiformis chromosome 4, ASM39032v3, whole genome shotgun sequence genomic window carries:
- the LOC138910678 gene encoding uncharacterized protein produces MLFLNHLKEHVVKQRSGIYLISDRHGGILSSVENLPAWQEPYAYHGYCVRHFKANFQKAHPNKDLHDLMWMAATNHQENKFRRQMESIRQEDERAYHWLMRHELRKWTLHTDGGRRWGILTTNVSESFNGLLKSARGLPVTAMVRISFKQMAERFIERAATATSLMKRGVEFMPLPMKRFEKCRRRAHWHSFLQYDHDRNIFEVRTAIHQNRENNVHTTNESRRLCSCGKWFIYHMPCSHAIRCFQHAGLGPTNYVDKQYSVAAYLNTYSGQLQPVSAEHYWPPERFKMVCNKDYLRRIQVQKRTCIRNQMDVSDTVYARKCGICSQAGYDRRKCPSPSLGGGGNQARGGCSSNVPNYQ; encoded by the coding sequence atgttgtttttgaaccatttgaaagagcacgttgtcaaacagCGTTCCGGCATttatctaatatctgatcggcatggtggtatcttaagttctgtagagaacttgcctgcatggcaagaaccttatgcctaccacggttactgtgtgaggcactttaaggccaatttccagaaggcacatcccaacaaGGATCTGCATGATTTGATGTGGATGGCAGCAACAAACCACCAAGAGAATAAATTTCGGAGGCAaatggaatctatcaggcaggaagacgagagagcctatcattggttgatgcgacatgagcttcgcaagtggactttgcatacggatggtggaagaagatggggaattctgactacaaacgtgtcagagtctttcaacggattattgaagtcggcaagaggattgcctgtcactgccatggtgcggatatCGTTCAAGCAGATGGCAGAGAGGTTTATTGAAAGGGCTGCAACTGCAACGTCATTGATgaaaaggggtgttgaatttatgccactgccgatgaagagatttgagaaatgcaggcggcgagcacattggcattcatttttgcaaTATGATCACgacagaaatatttttgaagttcgcaccgctatccatcaaaatcggGAGAATAATGTACATACCACAAATGAATCTAGAcggttatgctcttgtgggaaatggttcatctaccacatgccgtgctcacatgccatcagaTGCTTTCAACATGCAggtttagggccaaccaactatgttgataaacaatatagtgttgctgcttacttaaacacctatagtgggcagttgcagccagtgagtgctgagcattattggccgccagaacgatttaaaatggtgtgtaacaaggactatTTGCGTCGAATACAAGTGCAGAAGAGAACgtgtatacggaaccaaatggatgttagcgataccgtttatgcgcgcaaaTGTGGTATATGCTCGCAAGCAGGATACGACCGTCGAAAATGTCCTTCGCCTAgtttgggtggcggtggtaatcAAGCTCGTGGTGGGTGTTcttctaatgtgcccaactatcaatGA
- the LOC104085047 gene encoding uncharacterized protein, producing the protein MDFKCSDLAQWKEALSSYGARIESLNKPKLVSLDDFYRNELPGFLRQRNPSYITTPELTKLMQWKLTRGKWRPRLLDFVSSLDDAVVRSASEKAFQYLPDISKAISELTVLKGIGPATASAVLAALAPDIAPFMSDEAMVAAIGNSKDYTLKQYLVLVDKLQAKSKELSAKGDSFTPSDVERALWSSAVGAKLGGLSQEPKEASLKRQSKRKRVR; encoded by the exons ATGGACTTCAAATGCTCCGATTTGGCCCAGTGGAAGGAGGCACTATCTTCTTACGGGGCCCGTATTGAGTCACTCAACAAGCCCAAACTCGTCTCTCTCGATGATTTCTACCGGAATGAACTTCCCGGCTTTCTTCGGCAACGAAACCCTAGTTACATCACAACTCCCGAACTCACCAAGCTCATGCAATGGAAGCTTACTAGAGGCAAATGGAG GCCTAGGCTGTTGGATTTTGTATCATCACTGGACGATGCTGTTGTGAGATCTGCTTCAGAGAAGGCATTTCAGTATCTACCTGATATCTCAAAAGCTATTTCAGAACTCACTGTCTTGAAAGGCATTGGTCCAGCCACGGCCTCCGCAGTTCTGGCTGCTTTGGCACCGGATATTGCACCTTTTATGTCGGATGAA GCAATGGTGGCTGCAATTGGCAACTCGAAAGACTATACTCTGAAACAGTATCTAGTTTTAGTGGACAAACTGCAGGCAAAATCCAAG GAGTTATCTGCAAAAGGAGACAGTTTTACTCCATCAGACGTTGAAAGGGCACTGTGGAGTTCTGCTGTGGGTGCCAAGTTGGGCGGCTTGTCACAAGAGCCTAAGGAGGCAAGCTTGAAGAGGCAGTCCAAGAGGAAGCGAGTACGGTGA